A genomic region of Limnohabitans curvus contains the following coding sequences:
- a CDS encoding PDR/VanB family oxidoreductase, whose amino-acid sequence MSSPFLNALVKSITWEAEGVISIELHPAPGSSEFVNFEPGSHIDLNLPNGLVRSYSLLNDSRESHRYVVAVLKDAKSRGGSKFIHEQLHVGTTLQISKPRNNFSLESSEKRKVLVAGGIGVTPMLGMLRYLRAHDAEVDFIYCAKSRKQAAFLADIEALTNHRIRLQCHFDDEMNRPPDLKKLLVGYSGDTHLYCCGPVPMLTAFEDACNHHAYENFHIERFSIKEPVSTDMKSGYTIELKKSGKFIAVAAGQSVLDALLAEGLNPEHSCREGLCGACETRVLCGEVEHLDSILTKKEQIANKSMMICVSHGKGDVLVLDI is encoded by the coding sequence ATGTCCTCACCTTTCTTGAATGCACTCGTTAAATCTATTACATGGGAGGCTGAGGGTGTAATTAGCATTGAGTTGCATCCTGCGCCTGGTAGTTCAGAGTTCGTCAATTTTGAGCCGGGTTCACACATTGATTTGAATTTACCTAATGGACTTGTACGTAGTTACTCTCTACTGAATGACTCTCGCGAATCGCACCGCTATGTGGTCGCCGTTTTGAAAGATGCAAAAAGTCGTGGGGGCTCAAAATTCATACATGAACAACTTCATGTTGGGACGACACTGCAAATCTCAAAGCCACGTAATAACTTTTCACTGGAATCATCAGAAAAGAGAAAAGTTCTAGTGGCTGGCGGCATTGGTGTTACGCCGATGTTGGGAATGCTGCGATATTTAAGAGCGCATGATGCGGAGGTTGATTTCATTTATTGTGCAAAGTCCAGAAAGCAAGCCGCTTTTCTTGCTGACATTGAGGCTCTTACAAATCATCGAATTCGCTTGCAATGCCATTTCGATGATGAGATGAACAGACCACCAGATTTAAAGAAATTGCTTGTTGGCTACTCTGGCGATACGCATCTTTATTGTTGCGGTCCGGTACCTATGCTCACTGCTTTCGAAGATGCTTGCAATCATCACGCGTATGAAAATTTTCATATTGAACGATTCAGTATCAAAGAGCCGGTGTCAACCGATATGAAATCAGGCTACACGATTGAATTAAAAAAGAGTGGAAAATTCATCGCTGTTGCTGCAGGGCAATCTGTACTTGATGCGCTGTTAGCAGAAGGATTGAATCCAGAGCATAGTTGCCGAGAGGGATTGTGCGGCGCTTGTGAAACTCGCGTTTTGTGTGGCGAAGTTGAGCATCTCGATAGCATCTTGACGAAGAAAGAGCAAATAGCTAACAAGTCAATGATGATTTGTGTATCGCATGGAAAAGGAGATGTTTTAGTCTTGGATATTTAA
- a CDS encoding IclR family transcriptional regulator, with the protein MDRALEILMAFTSNDYELSVADLLKRVELSRPTLYRLLNTLEQSGFVVSVGEPQKFRLGPSIGHLAHVWTSSLDIGVVAQPMMHRLRNATGETVALFLRQGALRICVAELPSAHPLSFKRGVGYQEQIVLGASGRVILAFANETSNALEAYSVNTKLDLELLTSELTKIQKQGYATSRDELIEGAVAVAAPFFNSAGQVAGSIAIFGPSVRLKDEQVSESGHLLVAEARLLSAALGAKNDFL; encoded by the coding sequence GTGGACAGAGCTCTCGAGATCCTTATGGCGTTTACGTCTAATGACTACGAACTTTCTGTTGCTGATTTACTCAAGCGAGTTGAGTTGAGCCGCCCTACTTTGTATCGTCTGTTAAACACGCTTGAGCAAAGTGGCTTTGTTGTATCAGTGGGGGAACCACAAAAATTTCGATTAGGCCCATCTATCGGGCACTTAGCACATGTGTGGACATCCAGCTTGGATATTGGTGTGGTTGCACAACCAATGATGCATCGCTTGAGAAATGCAACAGGAGAAACAGTGGCTCTATTTTTGAGACAAGGTGCTTTGCGGATCTGTGTTGCTGAACTACCTAGCGCTCATCCATTGAGCTTCAAACGAGGCGTGGGCTATCAAGAACAAATAGTTTTAGGTGCAAGTGGCAGAGTGATACTTGCTTTTGCAAATGAAACAAGTAATGCTTTAGAGGCCTATTCCGTTAATACCAAGCTTGACCTCGAATTACTAACTTCTGAACTAACGAAGATTCAAAAACAAGGTTACGCAACAAGCCGCGATGAGTTGATTGAAGGTGCTGTTGCTGTCGCAGCTCCGTTCTTCAATAGTGCAGGACAAGTAGCGGGATCTATTGCCATCTTTGGACCTAGCGTCCGGTTAAAGGATGAACAAGTGTCTGAATCTGGACATTTGCTCGTCGCGGAAGCTCGCCTCCTATCTGCGGCACTTGGTGCCAAGAACGACTTCCTTTGA
- a CDS encoding Bug family tripartite tricarboxylate transporter substrate binding protein: MNMKQKWKATIFFLVWISISNSVFAKEWSPSKPVKIIVPIVGSTNDVLARIVAPKLSEAIGQPVIVENKPGAGGNIGADFVAKATPDGHTLLVGYNGPLAINVSLFEKMPYDSVKDLAPITLAVAAPQYLVVNPALPIKNVQEMVAYAKSSGGKMSYASIAVGSASHLTMEMFKLAAGVEITHIPYRGAGPAITDLLAGNVDAAFLVPGNVQQFLKEGRLRLIATSGQKRFPSTPTVPTLIESGYPDFLATSWIGFLTTAGTPKPVIDRYNKELVKILKSTEVREKLESMEFEVIAGSPDQFRNWIGSEIPRWGKVIKATGAKAD; the protein is encoded by the coding sequence ATGAATATGAAACAAAAATGGAAAGCAACGATCTTCTTCTTGGTGTGGATAAGTATCAGCAATTCTGTGTTTGCAAAAGAATGGAGTCCATCAAAGCCTGTAAAGATCATCGTGCCAATTGTTGGAAGTACGAATGATGTGCTCGCGAGGATCGTTGCACCTAAGTTATCAGAAGCTATTGGGCAACCGGTCATTGTTGAAAACAAGCCTGGTGCTGGAGGGAATATCGGTGCCGATTTCGTCGCTAAAGCAACTCCAGATGGACACACACTTTTAGTTGGATATAACGGGCCACTTGCGATCAATGTAAGTTTGTTTGAAAAAATGCCCTATGACTCTGTTAAAGATTTGGCACCAATCACCTTGGCTGTTGCTGCACCTCAGTATTTGGTCGTGAACCCTGCTTTGCCCATAAAAAACGTACAGGAAATGGTTGCTTATGCCAAATCTAGTGGCGGCAAGATGTCGTACGCGTCAATTGCAGTAGGCAGCGCATCTCATTTGACGATGGAGATGTTCAAGCTTGCTGCTGGTGTCGAAATCACACACATTCCTTACCGTGGTGCAGGTCCAGCGATTACAGATTTGCTTGCAGGCAATGTAGATGCAGCATTTCTTGTGCCCGGCAATGTTCAGCAATTTTTAAAAGAAGGGCGCCTACGGTTGATTGCTACATCAGGTCAGAAAAGATTTCCAAGTACGCCAACAGTTCCAACATTGATTGAGTCTGGATATCCTGATTTTTTAGCAACGTCTTGGATTGGTTTCTTAACTACAGCTGGCACGCCAAAGCCAGTAATTGATCGATACAACAAAGAGCTTGTAAAAATTTTGAAATCTACGGAAGTTCGTGAAAAACTGGAGTCCATGGAGTTTGAGGTGATCGCTGGATCTCCCGATCAGTTCCGTAATTGGATTGGATCTGAGATACCACGCTGGGGCAAAGTAATCAAGGCTACTGGCGCAAAAGCCGATTGA
- a CDS encoding site-specific integrase, with the protein MKERSPETVVVRENEIRLVRRPDSDRWQAHFKVEAIGKWIRKATGTADLDKAKALAEEQWFEAKVLAKAGHPVVSKKFKAVAEVVQRDLEIKVAADKTKRGSNNDYINSIKTYLIPFFGGYNVDRINQTVFTEFCEWRRVKVGRELSHSAQANHNAALNLVFDYAIERGYMTSLQKPVLKNTGEQGGRRPDFSAREIEVILEKLPAWVQEGRVGRTRNLRELLSVYVPFAAATGMRPGTEMEFLEWRHIEVHNLGEEPVLYAHIQKGKTVKKNKPMGAVLHRSCWLYLEKLRQMAPEFQDKTIYEVLEGKHEVRIFRARDGVQPVHLIAQFKQLLEDLNMLNCPTTGEERTLYSLRHFAITQMVAKGLTAEQIQSQVRTSATMIAKFYNHMKPLMNAAAFTGQNEAVGEDAVAQLLNNTPNDNLMHFAELSTGLNLALVMQNKPAFEELKEALEQASSAAAPN; encoded by the coding sequence ATGAAGGAAAGAAGCCCTGAGACCGTAGTTGTGCGCGAAAACGAGATTCGTTTGGTGCGCCGACCTGATAGTGACCGCTGGCAAGCTCACTTCAAAGTTGAAGCCATTGGTAAGTGGATTCGCAAGGCTACGGGTACTGCTGACTTAGATAAAGCCAAGGCGTTGGCTGAAGAGCAGTGGTTCGAAGCCAAAGTGCTGGCCAAGGCTGGACACCCAGTAGTTTCCAAGAAGTTCAAGGCTGTGGCTGAGGTGGTGCAGCGTGACTTGGAAATTAAGGTCGCAGCAGACAAGACCAAGCGTGGCAGCAACAACGATTACATCAATTCGATTAAGACCTACTTGATCCCATTCTTTGGTGGGTACAACGTTGACCGCATCAATCAAACCGTATTCACAGAATTTTGTGAGTGGCGGCGGGTTAAGGTAGGACGTGAACTAAGTCACAGCGCACAGGCAAACCACAACGCCGCATTGAACCTAGTCTTTGATTACGCAATTGAGCGTGGCTACATGACTAGCCTTCAAAAGCCAGTTTTGAAGAACACAGGCGAGCAGGGTGGACGCAGGCCTGACTTTTCAGCCAGAGAGATTGAAGTGATTCTGGAAAAGCTGCCTGCGTGGGTTCAAGAGGGGCGAGTGGGTAGGACTCGTAATCTGCGAGAGCTCTTGTCTGTCTACGTGCCATTTGCCGCAGCCACGGGCATGCGACCAGGCACTGAGATGGAGTTCTTGGAGTGGCGTCACATTGAAGTCCATAACCTAGGCGAAGAGCCCGTTTTGTACGCGCACATACAAAAGGGTAAGACGGTCAAGAAAAACAAGCCTATGGGGGCTGTATTGCATCGTAGCTGCTGGCTTTACTTGGAGAAGCTGCGTCAAATGGCTCCAGAGTTTCAGGACAAGACCATCTACGAGGTTTTGGAGGGTAAGCACGAGGTGCGAATCTTCAGGGCTCGTGATGGCGTGCAGCCAGTGCACTTGATTGCTCAGTTCAAGCAGTTGTTGGAAGACTTAAACATGCTCAATTGCCCAACCACTGGCGAGGAACGTACCTTGTACAGCCTGCGTCACTTTGCCATTACGCAGATGGTGGCAAAAGGGCTGACAGCTGAACAAATTCAAAGCCAGGTGCGAACCAGTGCAACCATGATTGCCAAGTTCTACAACCACATGAAACCTTTGATGAATGCTGCTGCATTTACTGGTCAGAACGAAGCAGTGGGAGAAGATGCGGTGGCTCAACTTCTGAACAATACGCCCAACGACAACCTCATGCACTTTGCTGAACTCAGCACTGGTTTGAACCTTGCGCTGGTGATGCAGAACAAGCCCGCGTTTGAAGAGCTTAAGGAAGCCTTAGAGCAGGCCTCTTCGGCAGCAGCTCCCAACTAA
- a CDS encoding IclR family transcriptional regulator domain-containing protein translates to MNSSKATANDKNHIAGLAKGLQILSAFNGAYTRLTQSQAARLVGITPAAARRSLLTLCDQGYVATDGKYFWPDHGVLRLAYAYASATRLPRLLQPALDALSERTRESASIAVLHNQYVLVAARSTAQRSLTVGLGVGSQLPLHCSATGRVLLAAHPIKTREAMLKKSTLLKMTPHTETNLLKLTKILTECGLNGYGISNEEIELGVRSLAVPLINSKQNVIAALSISSRADRMTSNDMVSKFLPILLKTQAWAQSRI, encoded by the coding sequence ATGAATTCATCCAAAGCTACTGCCAACGATAAAAACCACATTGCAGGCTTAGCCAAAGGGCTTCAAATATTAAGTGCCTTCAATGGGGCATACACGCGTCTTACCCAGTCACAAGCCGCACGTTTGGTGGGTATCACGCCTGCGGCAGCACGTCGTAGTTTGTTGACGCTGTGCGATCAAGGTTATGTAGCAACAGACGGCAAATATTTTTGGCCCGATCACGGTGTTCTTCGGTTGGCATACGCCTATGCTTCCGCAACGCGTTTACCGCGTTTACTCCAACCGGCTTTGGATGCCTTGAGCGAGCGGACACGTGAATCCGCATCAATTGCCGTTCTGCACAATCAATATGTCTTAGTTGCAGCACGCTCTACCGCCCAACGCAGCTTGACCGTAGGATTAGGCGTTGGGTCGCAGCTTCCCTTGCATTGTTCAGCGACAGGCCGTGTTTTACTCGCGGCTCACCCCATAAAAACACGTGAGGCCATGCTAAAAAAAAGTACCTTGCTGAAGATGACGCCTCACACAGAAACCAACTTGTTAAAGTTGACAAAAATTTTGACTGAATGTGGATTGAATGGCTATGGCATAAGCAATGAAGAAATTGAATTAGGCGTGCGTTCACTTGCAGTACCATTAATTAACTCAAAGCAAAACGTAATAGCCGCACTAAGTATTTCTAGTCGCGCAGACCGGATGACTAGCAATGACATGGTTAGTAAGTTTTTGCCAATCTTGCTTAAAACACAAGCTTGGGCACAATCACGAATCTAA
- the lon gene encoding endopeptidase La, whose translation MSGQPLLPATPLELPLLPLRDVVVFPHMVIPLFVGRPKSIKALEAAMAAERRIMLVAQKAAAKDEPAVTDMFEVGCISTILQMLKLPDGTVKVLVEGQQRAKVDGIEDGESHFTAHVTPIEVLPAEAGSEVEALRRAVMQQFDQYVKLNKKIPPEILTSIASIDDAGRLADTIAAHLPLKLESKQVVLDLSPVRDRLTNLFEQIEREVEILNVDKKIRGRVKRQMEKNQRDFYLNEQVKAIQKELGEGEEGADIEEIEKKIKAARMPQEARKKAEAELKKLKLMSPMSAEATVVRNFLDVLVGLPWNKKTKIKHDLGNAEDVLNEDHYGLDKVKDRILEYLAVQQRVDKVKAPILCLVGPPGVGKTSLGQSIAKATGRKYVRMALGGMRDEAEIRGHRRTYIGAMPGKVLQSLTKVGTRNPLFLLDEIDKLGMDSRGDPSSALLEVLDPEQNNKFADHYVEVDYDLSDVMFVATSNSMNIPPALLDRMEVIRLSGYTEDEKTHIAMKYLLPKQMKNNGVKDFELSVDEAAVRDIVRYYTREAGVRSLEREMSKICRKVVKALLLKQMTPQVKVTADNLPDFLGVRKYTYGRAEADNQVGQVVGLAWTEVGGDLLTIEAAIMIGKGTITRTGSLGDVMKESVEAARTVVRSRARRLGISEELLEKRDIHIHVPDGATPKDGPSAGAAMTTALVSALTGIPVRADVAMTGEITLRGEVTAIGGLKEKLLAALRGGIKTVLIPEENVKDLQEIPENVKNGLEIVPVRWIDKVLEIALEKMPTPLPDEVPVVAATPAAVAGVKAEAIKH comes from the coding sequence ATGTCTGGACAACCCTTACTCCCCGCGACCCCTCTTGAGCTGCCCTTGTTGCCGTTGCGCGATGTGGTGGTCTTTCCGCACATGGTCATCCCCTTGTTTGTGGGACGTCCTAAGAGCATCAAAGCGCTAGAGGCGGCGATGGCTGCAGAGCGGCGCATCATGTTGGTGGCCCAAAAGGCCGCGGCCAAAGATGAGCCTGCTGTGACCGACATGTTTGAAGTTGGTTGCATCTCCACCATTTTGCAAATGCTCAAGTTGCCTGACGGCACCGTGAAGGTGTTGGTCGAGGGCCAACAGCGCGCCAAGGTGGATGGCATTGAAGATGGTGAATCTCACTTCACAGCCCATGTCACGCCCATCGAAGTCTTGCCCGCCGAAGCTGGCAGCGAAGTCGAGGCCTTGCGCCGTGCCGTGATGCAGCAGTTTGACCAATACGTCAAACTGAACAAAAAGATCCCACCTGAAATTCTCACTTCGATTGCCAGCATCGATGATGCTGGCCGTTTGGCAGACACCATTGCCGCGCACTTGCCCTTGAAGCTTGAGAGCAAACAAGTGGTGTTGGACTTGTCGCCCGTGCGCGACCGTTTGACGAACCTGTTTGAGCAAATCGAGCGTGAGGTTGAAATCCTCAACGTTGACAAAAAAATCCGTGGCCGCGTGAAGCGCCAAATGGAAAAAAACCAACGCGACTTCTACCTGAACGAGCAGGTCAAGGCCATCCAGAAAGAACTGGGCGAAGGCGAAGAGGGCGCGGACATTGAAGAGATCGAGAAAAAGATCAAAGCCGCGCGTATGCCTCAAGAGGCCCGCAAGAAGGCAGAAGCTGAGTTGAAGAAGCTCAAGCTCATGTCACCCATGTCAGCCGAAGCCACCGTGGTGCGCAACTTCCTTGATGTGTTGGTGGGCTTGCCTTGGAATAAAAAAACCAAAATCAAACACGACCTCGGCAATGCCGAAGACGTGTTGAACGAAGACCATTACGGCCTTGACAAGGTCAAAGACCGCATCTTGGAATACCTCGCAGTGCAACAGCGAGTGGACAAGGTGAAAGCGCCTATCTTGTGTTTGGTGGGGCCTCCTGGCGTGGGTAAAACTTCGCTCGGTCAATCCATTGCCAAAGCCACAGGGCGCAAGTACGTGCGCATGGCCTTGGGTGGTATGCGTGACGAAGCTGAGATTCGTGGCCACCGTCGCACCTACATTGGCGCGATGCCAGGCAAGGTGCTGCAAAGCTTGACCAAGGTCGGCACGCGTAACCCCTTGTTCTTGCTTGATGAAATTGACAAGCTCGGTATGGACTCGCGTGGCGACCCTTCCAGTGCTTTGTTGGAGGTGTTGGACCCCGAACAAAACAACAAATTCGCCGATCACTATGTGGAGGTCGATTACGACTTGAGCGATGTGATGTTTGTGGCCACCTCGAACTCGATGAACATCCCACCAGCTTTGCTGGACCGCATGGAAGTGATTCGTTTGTCGGGCTATACCGAAGACGAAAAAACACACATCGCCATGAAGTATTTGCTGCCCAAGCAAATGAAAAACAATGGCGTGAAAGATTTTGAGCTCTCAGTGGACGAAGCGGCTGTGCGCGACATCGTGCGCTACTACACGCGTGAAGCTGGCGTGCGCTCGTTAGAGCGTGAAATGTCCAAGATTTGCCGCAAGGTGGTCAAGGCTTTGCTGCTCAAGCAAATGACGCCACAGGTCAAGGTGACCGCAGATAACTTGCCCGACTTCCTTGGCGTGCGCAAGTACACCTACGGCCGTGCTGAGGCCGATAACCAAGTGGGTCAAGTCGTAGGCTTGGCTTGGACCGAAGTGGGGGGCGATTTGCTCACCATTGAGGCTGCCATCATGATTGGCAAGGGCACCATCACGCGTACGGGTTCACTTGGCGATGTGATGAAAGAGTCTGTCGAAGCAGCTCGCACTGTGGTGCGCAGCCGTGCACGTCGTTTGGGTATCTCGGAAGAGTTGCTCGAAAAGCGTGACATCCATATCCACGTGCCCGATGGCGCGACGCCTAAAGACGGTCCCAGTGCGGGTGCTGCCATGACCACAGCCTTGGTCTCCGCCCTGACAGGCATCCCTGTGCGTGCGGATGTGGCCATGACGGGTGAGATTACCTTGCGTGGCGAAGTCACAGCCATTGGCGGCTTGAAAGAGAAGCTGTTGGCAGCACTGCGCGGTGGCATCAAGACTGTGTTGATTCCAGAAGAAAACGTTAAAGACTTGCAAGAGATTCCAGAGAACGTGAAGAACGGTTTGGAAATCGTGCCAGTGCGTTGGATCGACAAAGTGCTGGAAATCGCGCTTGAGAAAATGCCCACGCCGTTGCCAGACGAAGTGCCTGTCGTTGCTGCAACACCTGCAGCTGTTGCGGGTGTCAAAGCCGAAGCGATCAAACATTAA
- a CDS encoding Bug family tripartite tricarboxylate transporter substrate binding protein encodes MKKLSSLFVVVPMLLGLHVAQAADFPTRPIRMIVPFPAGGTADVLPRILSDKLRKRFPEGVVVENKVGAGGNIGAEFVAKSDPDGHTLLMSPPGPIAINQSLYPKLTYDATKWVPVTVLAAVPNVLAVSNKLPVNSVQELIAYVKANPGKVSYASQGNGSTSHLTANLFQSLTSTQMLHVPYKGTAPALADLAGGQVDVFFDNLSSSAALQKGGKIRILAVADTKRSPALPNVPSFNEAGISGMVAVTWFAAVAPSGTPPSVVQALNAAIVEALRMPDVQQRFAEQGAEVVANTPEQMGRFVRDEAAKWQKVIRDSSVTVD; translated from the coding sequence ATGAAAAAACTTTCCAGTTTGTTTGTGGTTGTCCCCATGTTGTTGGGTCTGCATGTGGCACAAGCCGCAGATTTTCCAACCCGTCCGATTCGAATGATCGTTCCTTTCCCTGCAGGAGGCACCGCCGATGTGTTGCCTCGCATCTTGTCAGACAAATTGCGCAAGCGTTTTCCTGAGGGCGTGGTGGTTGAAAACAAAGTAGGAGCCGGGGGAAATATTGGCGCTGAATTTGTTGCCAAGTCTGATCCAGATGGTCACACCTTATTAATGTCGCCCCCTGGTCCTATCGCTATCAATCAAAGCTTGTACCCCAAGCTCACTTACGACGCTACCAAGTGGGTACCCGTCACTGTGTTGGCTGCGGTGCCTAATGTTTTAGCCGTGAGCAACAAACTGCCAGTCAACTCGGTGCAAGAGTTGATTGCGTATGTCAAAGCAAATCCCGGCAAAGTGTCGTACGCCTCGCAGGGCAATGGTTCCACCTCGCACCTGACGGCTAACCTGTTTCAGTCGCTTACCAGCACGCAAATGCTGCACGTTCCCTACAAAGGAACGGCCCCTGCGCTGGCTGACTTAGCAGGCGGTCAGGTGGATGTGTTTTTTGACAATCTAAGCTCTTCAGCCGCTTTGCAAAAAGGCGGAAAAATTCGCATTTTGGCTGTAGCCGATACCAAGCGATCTCCCGCGTTGCCCAACGTGCCATCTTTTAATGAGGCTGGTATCTCTGGCATGGTTGCTGTGACATGGTTTGCGGCAGTGGCGCCTAGCGGTACGCCGCCGTCTGTTGTTCAGGCACTCAATGCCGCCATCGTGGAAGCCTTGCGCATGCCTGATGTGCAACAACGTTTTGCAGAGCAGGGCGCTGAAGTGGTGGCCAACACGCCTGAGCAAATGGGTCGTTTTGTGCGCGATGAAGCCGCTAAGTGGCAAAAAGTCATTCGCGATTCCAGCGTCACTGTTGATTAA
- a CDS encoding Rieske 2Fe-2S domain-containing protein translates to MNKEMSETLTQTNVGTRMGNLMRRYWVPALMSSEIADADGPQVRVGLLGEKLLAFRDSDGKARLIDEFCSHRGVSLYFGRNEENGIRCAYHGVKFDGDGKCVDVPSSPQACARMHIKAYPCVERGGIVWAYMGPADKQPEPPELEWCNLPENHVFVSKRIQYSNYLQAMEGGIDTSHVSFVHSYEVDGDPMHQGVKALDYIKADGNVIFEIEKNPFGLTLFGRRNGEPDSYYWRVTQWLFPWFTLIPPFGHHALGGHIWVPIDDHSCMAWSMNWHPDKPLSAEERSAMVAGKGIHVEYEAPGSFVPKANRDNDYLMDRVAQKDKRAYSGIFGFAAQDYSLQESMGPIQNHEAEQLLPTDKAIVMARRMLHEAALGLEQGTEPPALNAIEQRVRAAGVLLDRSVDPVEWAQKNLSDGLDQPLFSI, encoded by the coding sequence ATGAACAAAGAGATGTCAGAAACGTTGACGCAAACGAATGTCGGTACCCGGATGGGTAATCTGATGCGTCGGTATTGGGTACCTGCATTGATGTCGAGTGAGATTGCGGATGCTGATGGCCCACAAGTTCGAGTTGGATTGCTCGGAGAAAAGTTATTGGCATTTCGTGACAGCGATGGCAAAGCAAGGTTGATCGATGAGTTTTGCTCTCACCGCGGTGTCTCGTTGTACTTTGGCCGCAATGAGGAAAACGGTATTCGTTGTGCATATCACGGCGTCAAATTTGATGGCGATGGCAAGTGTGTTGATGTTCCATCGTCGCCACAAGCATGTGCACGAATGCACATCAAGGCCTATCCTTGTGTAGAGCGCGGCGGCATCGTTTGGGCTTACATGGGCCCCGCAGATAAGCAGCCGGAACCCCCGGAGTTGGAGTGGTGCAATTTGCCAGAGAACCATGTTTTTGTTTCTAAACGCATCCAATACTCCAACTATTTGCAAGCGATGGAAGGTGGAATTGACACAAGTCATGTGTCATTCGTGCACAGTTATGAAGTAGATGGCGATCCGATGCATCAAGGTGTTAAAGCGTTGGATTACATAAAAGCTGATGGAAATGTAATCTTTGAAATTGAAAAGAACCCATTTGGTTTGACGTTGTTTGGACGTCGTAACGGTGAACCTGATTCTTATTACTGGCGAGTGACTCAATGGTTATTTCCATGGTTCACTTTGATTCCTCCATTTGGGCATCATGCGTTAGGTGGGCACATTTGGGTGCCAATTGACGATCACAGTTGCATGGCATGGAGCATGAACTGGCATCCTGATAAGCCACTATCAGCAGAAGAGCGATCAGCGATGGTGGCCGGCAAAGGCATTCATGTTGAATATGAAGCACCTGGAAGTTTTGTTCCCAAAGCGAATCGCGATAACGACTATCTGATGGATCGAGTAGCGCAAAAAGATAAACGCGCTTATAGCGGAATTTTTGGATTTGCTGCGCAAGATTATTCTTTGCAAGAAAGTATGGGGCCCATTCAAAACCACGAGGCAGAGCAGTTGCTCCCTACTGATAAAGCTATTGTGATGGCACGACGAATGCTGCACGAAGCCGCTTTGGGTTTGGAGCAAGGAACTGAACCTCCGGCACTAAATGCTATTGAACAACGCGTTAGAGCGGCGGGTGTATTGCTTGATAGATCTGTTGATCCAGTTGAGTGGGCGCAAAAAAATCTTTCTGATGGTTTAGATCAACCGTTGTTTTCTATTTGA
- a CDS encoding SDR family NAD(P)-dependent oxidoreductase — protein sequence MRLLNKTALITGGGAGIGAATAHLFCQEGASVVIVDFNQEALLRTSELIRSVIPNARIAQYAADVSDEKAAFDIVEKALNDFGSLDVLVNNAAMRNYSLLSDATPAEWHAMVDVNFVGCANYARAALPALRRSGRGSIVNVSSCYAVTGRKGMGLYDATKAGQLAMTRTLAFEEAPNGVRVNAVCPGSTLTDFHVTRAQAVGKDVEKLKSERQSTSLLGRWATPAEIAAPILWLASDEASFMTGTSIMVDGGLSIM from the coding sequence ATGAGACTACTTAACAAAACTGCATTGATTACTGGTGGCGGTGCTGGCATAGGTGCTGCAACTGCACATTTATTTTGTCAAGAAGGGGCTTCAGTTGTCATTGTTGACTTTAACCAAGAGGCGCTATTGCGCACATCGGAGTTAATCAGGTCCGTTATTCCAAATGCTCGAATCGCTCAGTACGCTGCAGACGTTTCTGACGAGAAAGCTGCGTTTGATATCGTTGAAAAAGCATTGAATGACTTTGGAAGTCTTGATGTGTTGGTCAACAACGCTGCTATGCGTAATTACTCTCTACTGTCGGATGCCACACCTGCTGAATGGCATGCCATGGTCGATGTCAATTTTGTGGGGTGTGCAAATTACGCTCGTGCTGCGCTACCTGCTTTACGTCGAAGTGGTCGGGGAAGCATAGTGAACGTTTCGTCTTGTTACGCAGTGACTGGACGAAAAGGCATGGGGCTTTATGACGCAACAAAAGCGGGACAGTTAGCGATGACAAGGACGCTAGCGTTTGAAGAGGCGCCAAATGGTGTTCGCGTCAATGCCGTCTGTCCTGGTTCTACTTTGACTGACTTTCATGTGACACGTGCTCAGGCTGTAGGTAAGGATGTTGAAAAACTGAAGTCTGAACGTCAAAGTACTTCACTGCTTGGTCGTTGGGCTACACCTGCAGAAATCGCCGCACCAATTCTTTGGCTGGCTTCTGACGAAGCTTCGTTTATGACTGGTACATCAATCATGGTTGATGGTGGCCTTTCGATAATGTGA